The genomic region TTGGGATCGAATCATTGTTTCTTTGGCACCATAGACTACCAAGAcagaattaaatgaaaaaaaaagatgagtcTCAATGGTTGTCTGCAATCTAAGAGACTGGGCTCATATGCTAAGATTTTTGCTGGAGCATTCCCAGAAAGTTATGAACCTCCACCAGATCGTGCAAATGCTTATTGGATAGGATACTTTACAAGAACCCAGCATTAATTAGAATGAGTGGCCACTATTTGGCAGCAAGACAACTCGAATTTTTCAAAGGAAGGAATGACTCAGGACCAAATAAAGACTCATTGGTAGATGCCTTGGCTATTGCTCAAATCATGTTGTTATACGTGCCAAGAAGCAATACATGGCCAATGATTATACAAAAAAGGCTACCAATAGGCTACACTATGGCTGAGAAGGCTGTTGCATCCTCACTTGTTTGCTTAACTGATTTGAAACCATCCATCAGCTATAGGAACTCAACCACAAATTTCCAGCAGTCTCCACTTTTGAATATCACTTACTGCCTTGCAACAGGAACTGACCATTCTCATGGAAAGATCTTGTGTGTTGTGATCTACAATTCTTTGGAATGGAAAAGAAAGTAAGTAATACATTTTGCTACTGTTAATGAAGATGTTAGTGATGTTGAGGGAAGAAAATAATTGAATCAAAGTTTGTTCCAATTGATAACCACGCGAACCTAAGGGACTATTACAGTAGGGCATATATCTTCTGTCCAAATGGCACATATCTCATAAAAGTTGACAGTTCTTCGCAACAAAGATCAAGGATTTGGAAGGGGAAATTGAAACCACTAGAGAGGGATTGATGAAAACATGCAGCATCAATTGGATATGGAGTTACACAAATGCATTGGAATCTGAAAGAGAGAGAATTACTCAAATGCAGTGGGACATGGAGTTTTACTTCGGAAGCAATGTTTGGAGAcgcaattgaaaataaataaaaaaggaactGGATGAAGAGGCACATGTTCAGTCAACAAAGTTATTAATAATGAAGAAGAGGTTGCAAAGTGTAGATTTAAAAATTTATGCTTAAGTGATGAAAGTTCTCATTGGagtcaattttccaagccaaggaGGATGATGCAGGAGcttttatttatttgataatattttattatttcagtttTATTTATTGAGTATTAGATATGTTATGGACAGCTAGGATTATTACCTTAAGGGTTTAAATATAGGGCAAGAATAAAACTTTATTTGCAAGAAAACCTATTTACTTGCAAGAAGCAAAGCCTATATAATTAAGTTCTAGGTTTTACAGCCATCATTATGCTTCTTATTATTTTCTTTGAATTAATATAAAGCAACTAGAGGGTTTTTAAACCCCAAGTTTTCTAGAGCTCCCTCTTCATTCTTATTTGTTTGTTCAGCCCTAATTCTTTCTATTGTTGTTTTCTCCCCTAAATTACACCAGAACATCAAAGAGGAAAAACTAAATTTGTTACCAACTCAGAGCGGgcaacaaagatatggcacatgttaatttaattattaacagCTAAGTAAGATCTCTTCATTTGCAAACTTAAGCCATTCATTGTCATAGTTAAAACTGACATATGGTTCAATGGCTAGTTTTGCTCTATTTTTTTCTCATTCAACAACATTTTCACATGATAATTGAAAACTGTTCATGGAATTCCAGCAGATTGTAAGTTCCTTAACTACAAAGAGAAAAATAATAGATAATCTTTAGTCTCAACAAACCTTAAAACGTGGATCAAACACTATCTTTGGCAGTTCCTTTTCCCATTTTGAGAATGGTGCAACTCCCCGTTCTTTAAGCATTTCCTGTGAATTTCACTTACATGATAAACCAATTGAATCCACCTAAAAGATTGGATAGAAGTAATAAAACCAAGAATAACCAAATTCTAGTATATGCAACAAAATATGGCACTACAGATACCTTGAATTGCATGATACACTCTTCCTTAGAAGGCCCACTGTCTGCATCCTCAGAATCTGAAGAGGAATCAGATATGCTACCATCCCCATTTGCATCTTTTAGTTTATCTTTGTTGCTCTCGCTTTGCAGGCCTTTAACATCAACTGCTCTTGAGCCATTTAATTCATGCGTTGCTGTTACTGGCATAACCGGAACAGGTGAGGAAGAAGGAACTCCAGGGTCCTGCAACTTCTTCTTAATTAAATCCAATGCAGATGAGGAACCTGGCACCACTGATGTTCTTAAAGGCATGGCATCACGACCACCTGTGTTAACAGCAGGAGCACTCAAACTTATTGGAGTAGATCCTTTTTCTGCCACTACATCAATATTCGGTACGGGCACTGCATTCTCCTTTGATACTTCACTATCTTGTTTCTTTCTCAGCTCTGTTACTTCATAAGGGATCTGCCAGCTACTAATCTGATTGATAAAAACACCATGAAAAGTGGGAAAACATCAATAACTAGGAAATATAAATAAGTTCAATGAGCACTAACAGTGTTAACCGTGTCCAATATTTGTTTCCTTGAAAGTTTACTTGCATCCTAAAAGGTGATTGTAAACTAGGCTTTATAAGCACAAAGTCAATATAAAACATGGGATTCATATTATCAGAAGCGAAATGGAGGTGAAAGGAATACAGAACATAAACATCATTATCTGTTCATTTGAAAATGCACAAGGCTTGATCAATGTGCCAATTTAGACATAAGTGAACTCCATTAATTATCATGTTTTGTCTTCAAACAGCAACGCACCTTACTACTAAAGCAATTAATGATTAATCCATATATAGTTCCACTCATTAAGGCCCATGTAACTTAAGTTTCTTTGATATTACATTTATAGATATAGACTGAACAACTAGAAAAGATTCCTAAAGAAACTATCACTGTTGATTGCACATCTTTCTTTTACTCTCTTAAGGTTCAGGAACCTTATTCTTCCCAATTGTAGCCACATACTGCTAGCCCTTTCTCTTGAACAAATAAAACCCTAAAACAGCAACATTTTTTCAGAACAATGTGCTACAACTAAATCAATTAGCCCTGGGTCTTCTGTTTCCCAAATTTCACAGCAACCATGATCCTCATTGCAGCCACTTCTTGATTCTTAGAGCTCTACCAGTACAAATCAAAGTCCCAAACAGAACTCTTTCATTTATAACCATAAACCATAAGATCCCTTATAGTTTAACTTCTAGCCCACTGAATTCCAGACACAACTGATTCATATCCTATCAGTGAATGTATTGTTCTATTATCTGGAAAAAGATTTTCAGACAAACAATTCAATAAAACAAGCCCGTTGGAATAAAACAGGCTAGTGGTGTGAATTAAACTAGACACACTACCTTGGTTTTGCTGTTGTAGTAATATTTTTTCCCATCATTTGTGGTAACTAGTGCCCAATCTGTTCCTGCCAATTGCTCCCTGTAAAAAAAAGCCAAGGCATTcaacataaaaataaaacaagaacGAGACTTTCTCCATCCAAAGCAAAAGGGGATTAACTGTAATATTGTGTAAAAATCCAGCACATCTCTATATCTTTTACAGGCCATAAGCGTAAGAATCATCTTTGAGAGATCATTCACTTGTATTATATGTACTATAGAATCTCAAGCATCTGATGATGAACTAAAAGCACTCAACACGATAAGTGGTGTGGGGAAGAGATACTGTAACCCAGAGAAttcataataatattttttaatgattaaattaaataattataagatATACAGTAATGCCCAATTAATTAATAGTGATTAGTAAAAGTTCAAAAGAATTTCAGAATAACTTAAATTTTCTTAAATTTCAAAAGAATAATAAACAGTAAAATGTATTATCATGttcttaaataattatatttgtatACACAGTTAATAATTATTTCCAATGTAAATCAGTACTCATCCAACTGATACTATATCCTTTCATTGataatataacataataatatattagataTAAAAAACTAACATATAAAGTACAAGTTAACTACCATAGCAAgacaaatttataaaatatgaatataAGATAACTAAGATAATGAGACAATAGTATACATTAGTAATACTTAAAGAGTTAAGACTGGtgatataattttaatttctagtaaggtaagaaaaattaaaatagtaACTTGTTACATTTCCCAAATAACAGTTATTTTCAGAGGCATTTACAAAATTATCCAGCCAAAAAAAAGcaaataaatgaatatttaaaaGTCCTATTTTTTATTTTGCATTTTTAGGTGAAGGTAACTGAGGCTTCATTCCCCCCCCCCCCACCAACCAAGTAAACTGTATATCCCATTCGGCAATGTCAACATTATAGTGCTGACTGCTAATATACACCACACAGCAACAACTAGTGGAGGAGAAAGTAAAGAACTAACACTGAAACTGGAGTTGGCTGCACGGTAACTTGATCAGGCTGCACACATAAGTGAAATAAAAAAGTTCAATTAGCATCTAAGAAGCCACCAAAATCCAGATGCCAAGACAAAATGGTTATAGAAAATTTTCTATACACAAGAACCACGGAAACTGATTTTGAACTTCGGTATGAAAACTAGAAGAGAGCAAGAGAAAATATCAAATATTCTCCACAAGTACGAACAAATGCAAATATGCATAGCTATGTAGTTTTATACAACATTTCCATAAGCTCCCTGCATTTGAACAATGTGGAATCTTGGTATTAACTAACAAGGCATCATAAAATTAGCGTTTGATACTCTAATTTTTTCTGGCTGCTTTAATGTATATGAAAGTTCCTAGAGCATCTATCAAAGAAGGTTAATCAGCCAATTTTTGGGAAATTAGTATTAAACAGTATCAGCCAATTTAAGTGCTTGCAATAAAAAAAATGGTACACCTAAACAAAGTTACTAATATTAAGCATATGAATGCACATCCACTTGTACCTCCCCTTTAAATCCAGCAGGTTTTTCATAAGTCGACTCTCCTGTTAATGCATTATAGTAATAAACAACCCCAGTGTCAGTCTTGTGGGCAGTCCAGACATCAGATTGTTCATTGACAGCAGATTCAACTCTGGTGGAAACATCATGACCAAGTTTCCTATTATCTGCAGAACCCCATGAAATACGAATGAAGAAAAAATTAACTTCATGATACATTAATGAAGGTTAAACAGATCTTACATTGTTAGTTGATCAGTAATCTAGCATGGAAACCCTGAGCGTACCAATTCCTTGAGGAGGAAATCCTGTCTGGATTGCCAATGACTGGTTAGCCAGAGCAGCTGCAGATGGTGCAAATGGACTCATTCCCAGAGGTCTAACACCAGGAGGTTGAGAATCAGATGATGGTGCAGGAAGAGGCATGCCACTTGATGTTGAAGGAAAAGGTCCAGGATAAACAGTAGGATAAGGCACAAATGGAGGCCTTGGAAAACCACCCAGTGGAGGATGTTGCATCCAATACCCTTGAGGGGAAGAAACCATAGAAGGTAAGGATGTATAGGGAGGGTATACCTGTTGCTGAACAGCAGGATTTAATGAAACAGGTGCACCGGGTCCAGGAACTGCAGAAGAGGGAGAATCCACAGCAGCAGAAGCAGTAATCATCTGAATAGATGGTACTGATCCAGGGTGTCCAGGTGTCCCTGAAGTTCCAGAAGATCCGCTAGACATAGGAAAAGGAGGAGTTGTGGGGATCCTTGAAGTTACAGGGGCAAAACTGGGAGTAGTAGATGCATTCATTGTAAATTCTGAAGAGCTATGAACAGGCAATGGCCCAGACTGAGAAACAGTGGATGGAGATGATGCAGTCATCGCTTGTGTACCAGTAGCTAGTGTATCCTGAAAAGAGCAAAAAGGTTCAACACTTCAAATTGTAAGACAATGGCGTACAAACAGCTCCATAACAGAACCAATTCGCAGATGCATAAGCAAATGCTGGACATCATTTTGCAAGCAGTAGAGAACTAAATTGAGAATGGGATTGAAGGAGACTGCACAGAATTACAAATGCTCGACAGGAACCTTGTTAGGGAGTTAATGAATTACTATAAAGTATGGAAAATACTGCATTCATAATCCACTCGATGAGATTTGATCACAACGGACGCTAAAATTGAGGCATACTGTTTAATTAAAGTCACCAAAACAGATGATTTTGTAGATCTATCCTGGATAGACTCTTGTGTTGCAACATAGTCCACATATTCATTTTTAAGGATGTTATAATTGCTGTGCAAACAGCTGCTCAAGAACATTTCTAAAAACAAAAACTTGAAACAAATACACAACCCACCTTCCTTACCCAGGCATAAAATCTCTCAAATTCTTATATATGTCAAGTTCTCCGCCAAATTCAAAGTACGCCCCCCTCAACTCCTTCCCCTTCAAATTTGTCAATCTTTTAGAATTAAAATCTctgttttatattatttcatgcatAACTTTGCCACTCCTCCGCAAAAACAAAATTAATCTTGGCTCCAGAAAGCTTAGTAAAACAATCGCTACAAACCATCTACACTTAACTGGAAGTCCAATTAACTCACAAAATTGTATAGCTTGACGCCAAAAATTAATGAGCACGGCAATTTTCGAAAATTTAAGCCGAATACAACGAAACGAAATTAGAATTCAGTATTTTTATAATTGTCTTACAGATTTAGAAGGTTGAATTTGAGCATTCTGAACCAACTGAGGATTTGGAGTAAAAGAAAAACTTGCGGAACTCGACAAGGCTCCTTGCGGGACTGGCAAAGGAGGCTGCATTATTGGTGAAAACGCTCTAGGAAGAATTTGAACGATGGTCCTAGCAAAGATACCTGAAGGATGAACAAGAGGAACAGGATCGAACAGCGTAAAAAtgcattaaaaaataaaatcgaACTCTATAAACAGCCAATCAAGAAATCGGAAACATCAAACTACGTGATTCTTCACCATATCGTTTTCCTTGGGAACAAAAAGTTTGAacattaatcaaaataaaataaaataaaatagggaaaatatgTTTCAGGGAAAGGACTTACTTGACAGGATTCTGAGACTACCGAGAAAGCTTCATTCGATAGGGTATTGGTAGCGAAAACAAAGAGGAAGGGGGACAATGGTGCCTGTCAAGGTCGAAGGAGATTATTAGGCAGAGATTAGGGTTAGGGTTTGGGGCTTTGGGGCTTTGGGCTTCTGGGACCGAACAAAGGGAAAACGAAATAAgagttaaaaaataatataacaaaatactagtCACCGAGTCACCGTTGTATTTTTATGGTTCAAGACTTCACCCTTCCCATTTCTACTGGAGAAATTTTACGTTATTACCAATAGAAAGGTAGACTTCTTCCCCGTCCACTTGGGAACATTCAATCCGGAGAGAACAAGTTTTATACAGTAAAATAAAGGACGATACTCAATCgatttgatttttattaaattggtTCAACGAGTTGAATTAACtacgaaaaaataaaaattttaaatgattcataaaaatattaataatcacaaataaataataataattagaaaCTCTATGAGACACCCTATACTCGATTCGGTTGTTAAATTCGAGTGTGACACGTCACATCAGGTTATTGAAGTAACTTTGATTAACTCCATGTAATTTCATAAAGTTTAGCATCTAGTTATCATATAATCCAAATCAATCATCATTCACAATAATTTATATACATTATAGATGTCTATCAACTTCATTTAATATGTCTCAAAATTGCTTGGGGTAAAAAACGGAGTCAAGACTCGAATCTAAACTCAAAGATCAAAATTCAGCTAAGTATTTCGATACATGGCCTTCATGTCTTGAGACATGATGATTTTCATTTTTGTCTCAATGTTGGAATGTCTCGAGAATTGGTCTCTTATCTCTCGAGAATAACTTCCCTGTCTTAGATCCATAGCTTTGATGTTTCGATGTCTTGAGACAAAGAGATTCTTATGTAACAATCTGATTTTTAGTGGTACCGAAAAATACGATTTTAAAATCTCATTTCCGTAAATCGAGTttgtaaatataaaatagaaataTTTACAGAGTAAATACGAGAATATAATAAAGAATGGTTAAGTAATTAACTGATAGAATAATTAATTaaagctcaaggactaaattataaaagtccaaTCACTATTGAATTTTAATTGAGAAAAGGCTAGAGGACCTAGATAGCAATTAATCAAATAGCTAAaatggttattaaaccatttCCTATTATGAGATAGTGGACATTGATGATGTTGGCCACTTATATTAGTTAAGAGTAAGATCAACATGATTAAGCTtagttaatttaaaaaaattggatTAATTAGGTCTtaattaatgtatatatatgttggtGAGTGGGAAAAGAGATGAAAACATCTTCATGTCTCCTCCATTTGCCACTATCCTTTATTGGAACAAAAGGGAGAAAAACCATTTTTGGGTTTTTCAACATCAGCTACTAGGTTAGTATGAAAATCAAAcatttttattgtaatttttatagatttatgatcatgagcttgatttagctagcctatgTATCAATTTGATTAATTATTAAAGTTTTATCAAGTTGCCAGTGTTGATAAATTGACGaattaggcttgaaattgatagatattgagcttagattatgaaaaggactaaattgcaaagtgaaTTAAGCTTATTTGTTAGCTGTGTaacattaaggaccaaattgaataaatataattttttttatgaaattatgcTAGCAATAAAAAGTATAAAGTGCCTAATGAAAGCAtgtgaaatcaaattttaatttgaagttaggaatCGAAAGTTATAAATATCccgagtttaaggactaaattgaataaaatttaaaatatgtgtgaaattggaaaaaaaaaagatttatttAGGATCATGCTTCTCATGACATTGTATGATCATGTATGACACTAATTTGGTATATAAAATATTGTATGGACCAAGAATTGGATTAAAATGAAGCTAACAGGGGAAAAGCAAAAATTATAGATTAGTCCTTGAAAAATCTACCCGTTTTGCATTTTGAAAAGGTAAGTTCACATGGAACTTACTACCTTTCCTTCTGTTTACTTCATTATATTTATGTTTGaacataattttaaatattgatgAATTTGGCATACAAGGCTAGTAATGAGATTGAATTGTAATGAATTGTGATGATTGATTGTTATGTGATATTACAGGGtataaat from Gossypium arboreum isolate Shixiya-1 chromosome 1, ASM2569848v2, whole genome shotgun sequence harbors:
- the LOC108479385 gene encoding pre-mRNA-processing protein 40C, producing the protein MQPPLPVPQGALSSSASFSFTPNPQLVQNAQIQPSKSDTLATGTQAMTASSPSTVSQSGPLPVHSSSEFTMNASTTPSFAPVTSRIPTTPPFPMSSGSSGTSGTPGHPGSVPSIQMITASAAVDSPSSAVPGPGAPVSLNPAVQQQVYPPYTSLPSMVSSPQGYWMQHPPLGGFPRPPFVPYPTVYPGPFPSTSSGMPLPAPSSDSQPPGVRPLGMSPFAPSAAALANQSLAIQTGFPPQGIDNRKLGHDVSTRVESAVNEQSDVWTAHKTDTGVVYYYNALTGESTYEKPAGFKGEPDQVTVQPTPVSVEQLAGTDWALVTTNDGKKYYYNSKTKISSWQIPYEVTELRKKQDSEVSKENAVPVPNIDVVAEKGSTPISLSAPAVNTGGRDAMPLRTSVVPGSSSALDLIKKKLQDPGVPSSSPVPVMPVTATHELNGSRAVDVKGLQSESNKDKLKDANGDGSISDSSSDSEDADSGPSKEECIMQFKEMLKERGVAPFSKWEKELPKIVFDPRFKAIPSHSARRSLFEHYVKTRAEEERKEKRAAQKAAIEGFRQLLDEASEDIDHDTNYQTFKRKWGSDPRFEALDRKDRELLLNERVLLLKRAAEEKARVIRAAAASSFKSMLKEKGDINVNSRWSRVKDSLRDDPRYKCVKHEDREVLFNEYISELKAIEEKAERKDKVKKEEEKLKERERELRKRKEREEQEMERVRLKVRRKEAVASFQALLVETIKDSQASWTESKPKLEKDPQGRAANPDLDSSDMEKLFREHIKMLFERCVNDFRALLAEVITQDAAAQETEGGKTALNSWSTAKRLLKPDPRYNKMPRKEREALWRRYAEDMLRKQKLALDQEEEKHTDVKGRSSGGDFGRYSSGTRRTHERR